A window of the Dickeya dianthicola NCPPB 453 genome harbors these coding sequences:
- the modE gene encoding molybdenum-dependent transcriptional regulator, with amino-acid sequence MQAEILLTLKLQQRLFADPRRIALLKQVQQTGSISQGARLADISYKSAWDAINEMNQLAEQTIVERTTGGKGGGGAVLTRYGERLLQLYDLLAQIQQKAFDVLQDDNLPLDSLLAAIARFSLQTSARNQFFGTVLERDQQQVQQHLSVLLADGRTRIQAALTQQSADRLQLTSGKEVLALIKAPWVTVTPQTTPAPAHDNVLPGRISHLQPGPAQSEVLVTLEGGEVVCATLPNDDVAQQGLQPEMTVYASFNADQVIIATLC; translated from the coding sequence ATGCAAGCAGAAATTCTCCTTACCCTGAAACTCCAGCAACGGCTCTTCGCCGACCCGCGTCGCATCGCGCTGCTCAAACAGGTACAGCAGACCGGCTCCATCAGTCAGGGAGCCCGTCTGGCCGACATCAGCTACAAAAGCGCCTGGGACGCGATTAACGAGATGAACCAACTGGCGGAGCAGACCATCGTTGAGCGCACCACCGGCGGCAAAGGCGGCGGCGGCGCAGTACTGACCCGCTATGGCGAACGCCTGCTGCAATTGTATGATTTGTTGGCACAAATCCAGCAGAAAGCCTTCGATGTACTGCAGGACGATAACCTGCCGCTGGACAGCCTGCTGGCAGCCATCGCCCGTTTTTCGCTGCAAACCAGCGCCCGCAATCAGTTTTTCGGCACCGTACTGGAGCGTGACCAGCAACAAGTGCAGCAGCATCTGTCCGTGCTGCTGGCGGATGGCCGCACCCGCATTCAGGCCGCACTCACCCAGCAAAGCGCCGATCGGCTGCAACTGACCAGCGGCAAAGAGGTGCTGGCGCTGATTAAAGCGCCCTGGGTTACCGTGACCCCGCAAACCACCCCGGCGCCCGCTCACGACAATGTCCTGCCCGGCCGCATCAGCCATTTACAGCCCGGCCCGGCACAAAGCGAAGTACTGGTCACGCTGGAAGGCGGCGAAGTGGTGTGCGCCACCTTGCCCAATGACGACGTGGCGCAACAGGGGTTGCAGCCGGAGATGACGGTTTACGCCAGCTTTAACGCCGACCAGGTGATTATCGCCACCCTGTGCTAA
- a CDS encoding AcrZ family multidrug efflux pump-associated protein: MFELLKSLLFAVCMVPVMMALILGAIYGLGEVFNLFSAIGHRESAAARK, translated from the coding sequence ATGTTTGAATTGTTGAAAAGCCTGCTGTTTGCGGTATGCATGGTGCCGGTAATGATGGCGCTGATTCTGGGAGCCATTTATGGGTTGGGCGAAGTATTCAACCTGTTTTCCGCCATCGGTCATCGCGAGTCGGCTGCGGCGCGCAAATAA